NNNNNNNNNNtatttttgtaactttggctgtgtcaatatctatgcccttgactgtacctacccttATCAAAGGTGCCTAAGGATCTTATAGGGATACGGGTTTTTAACATTTCAATCTAAGCATATTACTATggagtcaaaacatcaaatttgtctagggATAATGAGTAGGTATTGCAAGACTTTTTTGATGTATCTGTTTGTTAGTCAAAATGTTTATGTAAAATCtttcaatttatgttttttattgacatattatattttatagcaattttttattttattcaactggatggcaaacaagcaagtgggtctcctgatggtaagagatcaccaccgcccataaacatctgcaacaccaggggtattgcagatgtgttgccaacctagaggcctaagatgggatacctcaagtgccagtaatttcatttttatttcaatttttaactTTCAGTTATCATGTTTTAAGTGTCAAACAATACTCCCATTTCTGCGACAGGATGCAAACATTAAGGTATCTCACCTGTAGTTCTAGCTGCAATGGTGGCATACTCAGAGCGCTTTGTTCTTATTTCTAGAATATTGTCCGTAAGTACAGCAATAACTTTGCCTTCGTCACCGAGAGCTATGTGCCATTTTTGCTGACGTTCTTTGCATCTGAAAATGTGTTTaattaactaattttatttatgcatttattataacattttatgAGCAAGTAGATAGAGTGGCTAAAACGGCAGTGACAGATGGCATGGAACTCCTATGTAAACCATATGGTACGGAATTGATGACACTGCGAGgaataaatgtcaaagtcaaagtcaaaatatctttattcaatttaggctacaacaagcacttatgaatgtcaaaaaaatacgGCAGGGCTTAGATATGTGGCAAGAGTCATTCAATTTGATATCAAAAACAAAAGGTATCTGGTACAACACAATACAGAACAAAATTTTCAGAGTGCCCTGATTCGATTGTGCCAGCCTCCCCAGGGATTTACTTGTGTGGGCGTTTAGAGTGCGGTCAGGACATGGtccattgaataaatttttaaatatgatgaaaGTAGTTCAATCCCCCATGTGCAcggattgtaataagattgaggacttaatacattttttggtggagtgtgtattgacgaaggatatccgcgagaggtggttgagtgatttggacctgttcaatggtgcagtgaatgttattttgagttgtctggtatcggaagatgcagtacgaatttacaggttcatcaagcactcctttgcagccagataatctggacatcgcaaTAGGAATGttgatgaatgtggacatcgagtctttcaatgaggctggcttAGTCACACTAGTGCACTTaagcctcgaaaaaaaaatagaaaaaaaaaaatattataacattttacCATTATATCTAATATATTTTGATATTGACAAGTACcgattttctaaataaaaaaacttacgcTGCTATACTATCTATTAAGCTCTTCTTTGGTCCGAAAAACTTTAACCATCGCCAGAGTGCCGATATATTTTCGGGTAGAATGTTGTCCGGTTTTTGCTGTAAGAATAAAGTTAGTATATTCAgttctacaatatattatatatttatgataTAATGAATACTCTGCAGTTAAATGAATTGGGATTTTAAAGGGAAAAGTGGCGTTAAACTTACGATATATTCGGGCTCTGGTTTCCACTCAGAAAACACGTATAACTCGTGTAAAATGGACTTATTTTCCTccatatttgtataaatatattCCTATTGATCTGTACGATATAACTAATTAGATGATGAATTAtctatagtattttatttaaagtttttaaccaTTTTCTTCTTGTTGACGAAATCGAACGTATGTTTTTGACATTGACAGAAAAGTATTGACGTGAAACAGAACAAATCACACGTTCAGGTAGACCGCCTACGCAGTGTTTTAGAAtgttttagttataaatatgCAATGATATTTCATAGTTTATATCTAATATCATTGTGTTGTgctatgcaaattttcattacaacaCGAGAAATTCATTTAAGTTAGACTTTGTTTAAATACGTATTAATCTGGTTAAATACTCAAAGAAAGAAGTTAGGCCTCCTTGGCTTAAAATACTAAGCATcaaggttaaaaaaataaaaaaaaaacagtcggaCGTCGGACAGACTGTCATCCATTTCAAGGTTATTTTTCAGgaaacattattaatttaataataatttgtgtTGTATTAGTGTTTTAAGCATAATTGTAGTATAAGATTTTATTCgacaatactttaaaaaatacataagcgATGAATTTTCTATCAAACTTATACGAACAggttaataaaatctttatttgtgTAACTTTCATGCAGTTTCAAGAACTCTTTACCAACTTTGTTTACTATAATGTTTTAGAGTTTAGCTAAGAATGAAGAGGCCCTACGGTTCTGGGAGAACTATTTGCAGAACCTAAAATCGCTTGACTTCAGTTTATACGCCAATAAGTTGAAAGTTCCAGCTTTGATACCAATAGgtagtaaaattttgtttagaGGAGAAGTGAAGCACACCAATGAAGTAACAGTCGCTCTAGGTGCAGACTACTTTGTGAAATGTTCAGTGGCGCAGGCAGAAGTCCTCAGACAGCATAGAATTAAAGGTATTTTGTGCATTAGGATTTTAAAGAAGTAATTATATTTGGTAGTAAGATATCTCAGAGGTCATTGCTCAGCATATCCTTAAAAATACTATGTGAATTATAAATCTGAATTCAGTCttcagttttattatttagtcaTGTTTTGAATTCAAtatgcaacatttttttttcagatgctGAGTCGAAAGTTGAAGCCCTTCATAAAGAAAGGGATTTCATTCATAATAGATTCTCATTTAGCaaagaaaatgtatttaaagATGAAGGACAGGAAATATTTGAGGAATTCACAGAAGAAGAAGACTTGAAATGGAGAGAGCAACATAAAAAGAATATGAGAGAATACAAACAGAAAAGTAAGACTAATGAACCAGAAGATAAGATCACTGATGAAGAGTTGTGGTATAGGCTTGAAGAACTAGAATTAAAAGAAGAGCTAGAAGAAGAAATGGGAAATATGGATTATGCGCCTGATAAACTAAGAAAAGTTTTAcatagcaataaaaataaacgaaaatctGAGCCCCAAGAGATCCACACAAAAAAAGATGATACATCTAGTCATCaagagaaaaaaatagaaacacAAGAAgacaataataaaacaaatgaattgAGTCTGcttaaaaaaacacaagttCAAAATTGTACAGAAACAGAGCCCCCAAGACATGATTCAAAGCTAGACTTACTACAACAAGTTATACATAAACAAAATGAGTTGAAAGAAAAACTTAATGATCTGAAGAATAAAGAGATTGCGCCTAGTGTAACAGAAAAGGACTTGATGAAAAGGCTAGATGAAATGGATGAGCTTGATGAACTTGAAGATGAAATGGATAGGTAAGTGTTATTTTTGCTTGATTATACTGCTAGTGCTAAGTTTATTGCATACACTTCATTAAAGAACTACtttcaacttatttttttaggttgGATGATGTTCTGCAAAATGAAGATGTTGAAGAATCAGAAGAAGTGGAAGAAAATTTGATAGCACCAGCAGTTAATATAAAAAGAAGTGTGTCCTTTGCTGATGAAGATGACAGTGAAACATTAGAAGTAGAATTTAACCATTCTGATATGAACCCAGATACTACACCTTATGATAAAGCAAATGGAATAATGAAACCTAGCGATATTTATGCTGCTTTTGCTGACTTGTTTACTGAAACTACT
Above is a window of Choristoneura fumiferana chromosome 18, NRCan_CFum_1, whole genome shotgun sequence DNA encoding:
- the LOC141438428 gene encoding NBAS subunit of NRZ tethering complex-like, translated to MEENKSILHELYVFSEWKPEPEYIQKPDNILPENISALWRWLKFFGPKKSLIDSIAACKERQQKWHIALGDEGKVIAVLTDNILEIRTKRSEYATIAARTTGEIP
- the LOC141437910 gene encoding uncharacterized protein, encoding MNFLSNLYEQSLAKNEEALRFWENYLQNLKSLDFSLYANKLKVPALIPIGSKILFRGEVKHTNEVTVALGADYFVKCSVAQAEVLRQHRIKDAESKVEALHKERDFIHNRFSFSKENVFKDEGQEIFEEFTEEEDLKWREQHKKNMREYKQKSKTNEPEDKITDEELWYRLEELELKEELEEEMGNMDYAPDKLRKVLHSNKNKRKSEPQEIHTKKDDTSSHQEKKIETQEDNNKTNELSLLKKTQVQNCTETEPPRHDSKLDLLQQVIHKQNELKEKLNDLKNKEIAPSVTEKDLMKRLDEMDELDELEDEMDRLDDVLQNEDVEESEEVEENLIAPAVNIKRSVSFADEDDSETLEVEFNHSDMNPDTTPYDKANGIMKPSDIYAAFADLFTETTSILKKSKYESELAPSGPRVEKRTKVVDFQEAEDNRKMNKTISVNDVVEKVDENDNTCDSSEKRPMSLFKKRRQQNRR